One genomic window of Acidobacteriota bacterium includes the following:
- a CDS encoding S4 domain-containing protein, with the protein MRLDLFLKRSRLIPRRALAQQACAAGAVSVNGQVSKGGKSIKVGDVIECRKRNAILRVRVACLPGSDPRRNQATSLYEILGSAEADRQRSS; encoded by the coding sequence ATGCGGTTGGATTTGTTCCTGAAAAGGTCCCGCCTGATTCCCCGCCGGGCCCTGGCTCAGCAGGCCTGCGCAGCCGGAGCCGTCTCGGTCAACGGGCAGGTGTCGAAGGGAGGCAAGTCGATCAAGGTCGGGGATGTGATCGAGTGCCGGAAGAGAAATGCAATCTTGAGGGTGAGGGTGGCTTGCTTGCCCGGCTCGGATCCCCGAAGGAACCAAGCGACTTCGCTTTATGAGATCCTGGGGAGCGCTGAAGCTGACCGGCAGCGGTCATCGTGA